One segment of Ignavibacteria bacterium DNA contains the following:
- a CDS encoding response regulator transcription factor: MKIRLYIMDDHEMILDGLRSYFAGNDDFEIVGTATDPRVGLEEIIRAKDVIDIVLTDVEMPHMSGFEVCSKLQAHTVKPKVVFLTYHVNPEIRYKVERSKAEGLIYKNASREELFHLLKLVHEGELGRVVTKLTYFPSPTALTTTELRVLYYIGCCHYTTKQIAAEMFRSEETINSHRKNIMSKLDVHKNTELVHYAENLGLCKNPPV, translated from the coding sequence ATGAAGATTCGACTCTACATCATGGACGACCACGAAATGATTCTCGATGGCCTTCGTTCGTACTTCGCGGGCAATGACGATTTTGAGATCGTCGGAACAGCAACCGATCCGCGTGTTGGACTTGAGGAGATCATACGTGCGAAGGATGTGATAGACATCGTGCTAACAGATGTTGAGATGCCGCATATGTCGGGTTTTGAGGTGTGCTCTAAACTTCAGGCACACACTGTAAAACCCAAGGTTGTCTTTCTTACATATCACGTCAACCCTGAGATCAGGTATAAAGTAGAGCGATCAAAAGCCGAGGGCTTGATCTACAAGAACGCTTCAAGGGAAGAGCTGTTCCACCTTCTCAAACTCGTGCATGAAGGCGAGTTAGGTCGGGTTGTTACCAAGCTCACGTATTTTCCTTCGCCAACCGCACTGACTACAACTGAACTAAGAGTGCTGTACTATATAGGGTGTTGTCACTACACTACCAAACAGATTGCGGCTGAGATGTTTAGAAGTGAAGAGACCATCAACTCGCATCGCAAGAACATCATGAGCAAGCTTGATGTGCACAAGAACACAGAGCTTGTACATTATGCAGAAAATCTCGGCTTGTGCAAGAACCCTCCTGTCTGA
- a CDS encoding helix-turn-helix transcriptional regulator: protein MSDVIITNNIRRLRFEHNEMSQSDLGERVGLTRQTIAAIEGGKYSPSLETAFRIADVFGVTLNDVFQRVPGTGHAPDAGV from the coding sequence ATGAGCGATGTGATCATAACCAACAACATCCGTCGACTGCGTTTTGAGCACAATGAAATGTCGCAGTCAGACCTCGGAGAACGCGTTGGTCTCACGCGTCAGACCATTGCCGCTATTGAAGGGGGCAAATATTCGCCGTCACTGGAGACCGCCTTTCGGATCGCCGATGTTTTTGGGGTAACGCTCAATGACGTGTTTCAGAGGGTGCCGGGCACGGGGCACGCTCCAGACGCAGGCGTTTAG
- a CDS encoding tetratricopeptide repeat protein encodes MRTFEEIENDLDHAHSINDTEAMLRCARELDALATPQAEALARKYRGWTLFLRGDFPAALDHYNHALALYKDLESRSGIAAILCNIGSVDTSTGDYSAALEHYHHALAIHHDLGERRAVARVTGNIGNVHRSTGDYPEALECYHRALELHEELGEVSAVARVTSNIGIVYLNTNDYPEALAHYHRALALHEELGNRSGVAIVTGNIGLVHRKIFDYPAALEYYHRALALHEELGERGAMAIVIGNIGLVHKDTGNYHAALEYHRCALALHEELGDRSGTARVKENILSTYVDMGSDAEATALLQDMDTAYIDDPVLRSNSELMRAMLQERSGDVDGAVMTLRRALSDADTHGLREQSANMHYTLRDLAQKRNDFPSYIEHNNEFTRITEEINGKDTATKLATQAKQREIDSREREFAQHMAVLHSTLPKHIADRVARGEVVNDSFDNAAVLFLDVAGFTTNSSALDASMVVELLQDIFTTFDAICEQHDVMKIKTIGDSYMAVAFETANVMPSGVEAQRTANVMPSGVEAQRTANVMPSGVEAQRTANVMPSGACPAEGRIEAQQIANSEQRIANVALVMMSSVFTWPHTNERVMFRIGLHCGPVVAGVLGTQRMQYDVWGDTVNVASRMESTSEPGRIHVSASFAESLNSPPSPFSHASLERGNIRLVERDIIDVKGKGAMQTYWLE; translated from the coding sequence ATGAGAACCTTCGAAGAGATCGAGAACGACCTTGATCATGCACACAGCATCAACGACACCGAAGCAATGCTGCGTTGTGCAAGAGAACTCGATGCTCTCGCCACACCGCAGGCCGAGGCTTTGGCTAGGAAGTACCGTGGCTGGACTCTTTTTCTTCGAGGTGATTTCCCTGCCGCGCTCGATCACTACAACCACGCCTTGGCACTCTATAAAGATCTCGAAAGCCGAAGCGGGATAGCAGCCATCTTGTGCAACATCGGTAGCGTGGACACCAGCACCGGAGATTACTCCGCTGCGCTCGAGCATTACCATCATGCCCTGGCAATTCATCATGACCTTGGCGAGCGCAGGGCTGTAGCGCGCGTCACGGGCAACATCGGTAACGTACACCGCAGCACAGGAGATTATCCCGAAGCGCTCGAATGTTACCACCGCGCTCTGGAACTCCATGAAGAGCTCGGCGAGGTAAGCGCTGTGGCGCGCGTCACAAGCAACATCGGCATCGTCTACCTCAACACAAACGATTACCCCGAGGCGCTCGCACACTACCACCGCGCCTTGGCACTCCATGAAGAGCTCGGTAATCGCAGCGGCGTAGCGATCGTCACTGGCAACATCGGCCTCGTACACCGCAAGATCTTCGACTACCCAGCCGCGCTCGAGTACTACCACCGCGCTCTTGCACTCCATGAAGAACTCGGAGAACGCGGCGCCATGGCCATCGTCATCGGGAACATCGGTCTTGTACACAAAGACACAGGCAACTACCACGCTGCGCTCGAGTACCATCGCTGCGCCCTGGCACTCCATGAAGAGCTCGGTGACCGCAGTGGCACGGCACGCGTCAAAGAAAACATCCTAAGTACCTATGTCGACATGGGCTCCGACGCAGAGGCAACGGCGCTCCTGCAGGACATGGACACCGCGTATATCGACGATCCTGTGCTACGGTCCAACAGCGAGCTCATGCGTGCAATGCTGCAGGAGCGCAGCGGCGACGTGGATGGTGCTGTCATGACACTTCGGCGTGCCTTATCCGATGCCGACACGCACGGCCTTCGTGAACAGTCCGCCAATATGCACTATACACTCAGAGACCTAGCCCAGAAACGCAACGATTTTCCCAGCTACATCGAACACAACAACGAGTTCACGCGCATCACCGAAGAGATCAACGGCAAGGATACCGCCACAAAACTCGCCACACAGGCCAAGCAACGAGAGATCGATTCGCGTGAACGAGAGTTTGCACAACACATGGCCGTCCTCCACTCCACGCTCCCCAAACACATCGCCGATAGAGTGGCAAGGGGCGAGGTGGTCAACGACTCCTTCGACAATGCAGCGGTCCTATTCTTAGATGTTGCCGGCTTCACCACAAACTCCAGTGCTCTCGATGCCAGTATGGTTGTTGAACTCCTTCAAGACATCTTCACAACGTTCGATGCGATCTGCGAACAACACGATGTGATGAAGATCAAGACCATCGGCGATTCGTATATGGCCGTCGCTTTTGAAACAGCGAACGTCATGCCGAGCGGAGTCGAGGCACAGCGAACAGCGAACGTCATGCCGAGCGGAGTCGAGGCACAGCGAACAGCGAACGTCATGCCGAGCGGAGTCGAGGCACAGCGAACAGCGAACGTCATGCCGAGCGGAGCCTGTCCTGCCGAAGGGAGGATCGAGGCACAACAAATAGCGAACAGCGAACAGCGAATAGCGAATGTGGCGCTGGTCATGATGTCGAGTGTGTTCACATGGCCACACACCAACGAACGGGTGATGTTCCGCATCGGACTTCATTGTGGTCCGGTAGTTGCGGGGGTACTCGGCACACAGCGCATGCAGTATGATGTATGGGGCGATACGGTGAACGTTGCAAGCAGAATGGAAAGCACGAGCGAGCCGGGGCGGATACATGTGAGTGCGAGTTTTGCTGAGTCACTCAACTCACCCCCTAGCCCCTTCTCTCACGCTTCGCTAGAGAGGGGGAACATTCGTTTGGTCGAGCGTGACATAATCGATGTCAAGGGTAAGGGGGCGATGCAGACGTATTGGTTGGAGTAG
- a CDS encoding tetratricopeptide repeat protein, with amino-acid sequence MPKPSGDVEQFALGLLQLRAATTSRDVSLAQQRCKELETLDIYREPLARAAADHRIGIVLKMRGCIDEAITRLLGARSIFDTEGRQLESALCVTEVAAILLTRGDVAGATSAYISVIDVIDREARVSQRAAVKANLASALQRSGNFIEAERLYLESLTVSPFLKPGPERATLLQNIAVIAKLDGRYDVAEERYREALRCIEDKGLYGQKARLKNGLADLALRCDDVELAKRLVEEIREIDEIHLSHVVRTEVASISARVAALDGDVQQAKNIVDKARTLSREAGLLDERHELLTDTLLYVREPSYRLSLLEELVEVQSERLKAVPSSVSSIIELRTRYEHEKAAREIERQQELTRVIMDTQTRMLEEIGRDLHDSVGQDLTVLQMMVERLAPYAGNEVDTQYEKTVETLKQVSERVYGSIRRLSHLLSGVGITGPGLQHALEDLGRDAMLANRSCHVETLVVGDLHTISDNVARTLLRLFQTLMQNILRHAKATKCTLQLIVRPDAIVASVEDNGIGYDLLSVERGLGTRELFARAELIGGSARIDSALGHGTFVEITVPMEARS; translated from the coding sequence ATGCCTAAGCCATCCGGTGACGTAGAACAATTTGCTCTCGGATTGCTACAACTTCGGGCGGCTACAACATCGAGGGATGTTTCTCTTGCACAGCAACGCTGCAAAGAGTTGGAGACTCTCGACATTTACCGTGAACCTCTTGCCCGAGCAGCTGCAGATCATAGGATTGGAATTGTACTGAAGATGAGGGGGTGTATTGATGAAGCTATCACCCGCTTGCTCGGAGCTCGGTCGATATTCGACACAGAAGGGCGACAGTTGGAATCCGCTCTGTGTGTGACAGAGGTGGCTGCCATTTTACTCACTCGCGGAGATGTTGCAGGTGCAACCTCGGCCTACATTTCTGTCATAGACGTAATCGATCGCGAAGCAAGAGTATCCCAACGCGCTGCAGTCAAAGCCAACCTTGCATCCGCGCTTCAGCGGTCCGGCAACTTCATTGAAGCTGAGCGGCTCTACCTTGAATCTCTCACCGTAAGCCCCTTTCTCAAACCTGGACCTGAGCGAGCTACTCTTCTGCAGAACATCGCTGTTATAGCAAAGTTGGATGGGAGATACGATGTTGCTGAAGAGAGATATCGAGAGGCACTACGCTGTATTGAGGATAAGGGGCTCTACGGACAAAAAGCACGATTAAAAAATGGACTCGCCGATCTTGCACTGCGTTGTGATGACGTTGAATTGGCAAAACGTTTGGTGGAGGAGATAAGAGAGATCGATGAGATCCATCTCTCTCATGTAGTGAGAACGGAAGTTGCATCAATTAGTGCACGCGTCGCTGCTTTGGATGGAGATGTTCAGCAAGCGAAGAACATCGTGGATAAAGCTCGCACTCTTTCACGTGAGGCTGGACTTCTCGATGAGCGGCATGAGCTTCTTACAGATACATTACTCTATGTCAGGGAGCCTTCCTACAGACTATCGCTTCTCGAAGAGCTTGTAGAAGTACAGAGTGAGCGACTCAAAGCGGTTCCTTCATCTGTGAGTTCGATCATTGAGCTTCGTACACGGTATGAACATGAGAAGGCGGCACGTGAGATAGAAAGACAGCAGGAACTGACTCGCGTAATCATGGATACGCAGACACGCATGCTAGAAGAGATCGGTCGTGACCTGCACGATTCCGTAGGCCAAGATCTCACGGTTCTGCAAATGATGGTGGAACGCCTAGCCCCTTACGCGGGCAATGAGGTCGATACGCAGTATGAGAAGACCGTTGAAACGTTGAAGCAGGTGTCAGAAAGGGTCTATGGAAGTATTCGCCGGTTGTCGCACCTACTCTCTGGGGTTGGTATCACCGGCCCAGGTCTTCAACATGCTCTGGAGGATCTTGGTCGTGATGCCATGCTCGCAAATAGATCGTGCCACGTAGAAACGCTCGTAGTGGGAGATCTTCATACGATTAGTGATAATGTTGCTCGTACTCTTCTTCGACTCTTTCAAACCCTCATGCAGAATATCTTACGTCACGCCAAAGCAACCAAGTGCACCCTGCAGCTCATCGTGCGGCCGGATGCCATCGTTGCATCCGTTGAAGATAATGGAATCGGCTACGATTTGTTATCAGTTGAAAGGGGGCTAGGCACACGCGAGCTTTTTGCCCGTGCAGAACTCATTGGCGGATCTGCCCGCATAGACAGTGCGTTGGGTCACGGCACGTTTGTAGAGATCACTGTTCCTATGGAAGCAAGATCATGA
- a CDS encoding tetratricopeptide repeat protein — protein MSMRTREEIQADASRAFAQRDLGAMRRLAAEATDHNDLQLNGLHHHLLANLASVENRTDDAVGEYRRAAESFEGAGDRASAARMLGGIAMISYSAGRFEEARENYVRTLEIFSETDNDLGRFSSHQNIGIIDWHFGRFNDALHHASMALKIAQDRNALEDVSGAMSTIALVYESMGRYDDAISYFKNSLDVGAKSGDAVGQARVKTSLSAVLIRMGDYEEALRYATEAYHEHERLNDRNAIATTLLNIGIVHQHTGGFAEALTFYQRALDHYESLQATHGISSALVNIASVHAELGERVEAVRQYERALELQLQLADAAGIERTRVDLCRLYFETNNIPRALDLLEVIELSAVHDPERIAWLEILRSRRSMLNNDAHEAEGFITGALQRAVHSNIKVVQQEAHDLLRDCAEQRSDLVAYVHHTKEYERVHAELHALDSTRRILMMESQRRLDQEKAVLDRHRTLLHSALPPHIAELILNDRSTTTSHEQAAILFADIAGFTTRSANLPPERIVRMLDEIFRAFDQLCEQYEVMKIKTIGDAFMCMKSDQEAHVNARGLADVAIAIRDHPRTWPDGSPLIFRIGLHIGPVTAGVIGTQRLQYDIWGDAVNVASRMESTGEPGRIHISEEFAEAVQPYRTTPRGMIDVKGKGSMTTFWLDGV, from the coding sequence ATGAGCATGAGAACACGAGAGGAGATCCAGGCCGACGCGAGCCGTGCCTTTGCCCAGAGAGATCTAGGAGCGATGCGCCGTCTTGCGGCGGAAGCAACCGATCACAATGATCTGCAACTGAACGGTCTTCATCATCATCTTCTGGCGAACCTTGCATCGGTCGAGAACCGCACGGATGATGCAGTGGGTGAATATCGTCGAGCAGCCGAGAGTTTTGAGGGGGCAGGCGATCGTGCGTCTGCAGCGCGGATGCTTGGCGGCATCGCCATGATCTCGTACAGTGCCGGACGATTCGAGGAAGCACGCGAGAACTATGTTCGAACACTTGAGATCTTCAGCGAGACGGATAACGACCTCGGGCGTTTCAGCAGTCACCAGAACATCGGCATCATTGACTGGCATTTCGGACGATTCAATGATGCCCTGCACCATGCCTCGATGGCGTTGAAGATCGCACAGGACCGCAACGCCCTCGAGGATGTGTCTGGGGCCATGTCGACAATTGCATTGGTGTATGAGAGTATGGGGCGATATGACGACGCGATCTCATACTTCAAGAATTCGTTGGACGTTGGTGCGAAATCTGGGGACGCTGTTGGTCAAGCAAGAGTGAAAACGAGCCTGTCCGCCGTTCTCATTCGAATGGGTGACTACGAAGAAGCCCTGCGCTATGCCACTGAAGCCTACCACGAGCATGAGCGGCTGAACGATCGTAATGCTATCGCCACAACATTGCTCAACATCGGAATCGTTCATCAGCATACGGGCGGCTTTGCGGAAGCGCTTACGTTCTACCAACGCGCTCTTGATCACTACGAGTCGCTGCAGGCCACGCACGGCATCTCGTCGGCACTTGTGAACATTGCCAGCGTGCACGCAGAGTTGGGAGAACGCGTGGAGGCAGTTCGTCAGTATGAACGAGCGCTTGAACTTCAACTGCAACTCGCCGATGCTGCTGGTATCGAGCGAACGCGTGTTGATCTGTGTCGACTCTACTTTGAAACAAACAACATCCCCCGTGCGCTCGATCTCCTCGAGGTGATCGAGCTATCGGCCGTTCATGACCCAGAGCGCATTGCTTGGCTCGAGATATTGCGATCGCGGAGATCCATGCTCAACAACGATGCTCATGAAGCAGAGGGCTTCATCACCGGGGCCTTGCAACGGGCAGTACATTCGAACATCAAGGTGGTGCAGCAAGAGGCCCACGATCTCCTGCGTGACTGTGCCGAACAACGCAGTGACCTCGTGGCCTATGTTCATCACACGAAGGAGTATGAGCGCGTTCATGCAGAGCTCCATGCTCTTGATTCCACGCGACGGATCTTGATGATGGAGTCGCAGCGGCGCCTGGATCAAGAGAAGGCCGTCCTGGACCGACACCGCACACTCCTCCACAGTGCATTGCCCCCTCACATCGCAGAACTCATCCTTAACGACAGATCGACCACCACATCGCACGAGCAGGCAGCGATTCTCTTTGCCGACATCGCGGGGTTCACTACACGGTCGGCCAACCTTCCTCCCGAGCGTATCGTGCGCATGCTGGACGAGATCTTCCGCGCGTTTGACCAGTTGTGCGAGCAATATGAAGTGATGAAGATCAAGACCATCGGTGATGCCTTCATGTGTATGAAGTCGGACCAGGAAGCTCATGTTAATGCTAGGGGGCTTGCAGACGTAGCAATTGCCATACGTGATCATCCACGCACCTGGCCCGATGGCTCGCCACTCATCTTCCGTATTGGCCTGCACATTGGTCCGGTCACTGCTGGCGTAATTGGTACCCAACGTCTTCAGTACGACATCTGGGGAGACGCCGTCAACGTTGCTTCTCGTATGGAGAGCACCGGCGAGCCGGGTCGCATCCACATCAGCGAAGAATTCGCCGAAGCCGTGCAGCCGTATCGGACCACCCCTCGCGGCATGATCGACGTAAAGGGCAAGGGTTCGATGACGACGTTCTGGCTCGATGGTGTTTGA
- a CDS encoding tetratricopeptide repeat protein, with protein sequence MSLRTFDEIKASVSAANLRFDGATLEADASELERLGTDEASAVALGARGAARLYAGDNQAALELFTKALDLYEGLGHTRGMAATHVSLGNYCFSVGNHASALKHFQRATGLYEQLGDVAGLAKSISSCAIVHHVMGDSTLALEQFNRALDSYDSLGLQLESAHVLNSIGILYNTLGQFVPALTYFQRALSIHEKFEDISGSATVLANLGMVHAGMSDADKALEFFQRAISIHEQLDQHQPIAYITGNIGTVLYNTGRIDESEPWLRKAVDLSRTWALLISRRSLRSCCVAHSTLRNVSTNTMSCTMPMST encoded by the coding sequence ATGTCATTGCGAACATTCGACGAGATCAAGGCGTCCGTCTCAGCAGCGAATCTGCGATTCGACGGCGCAACGTTGGAAGCTGATGCGTCAGAACTTGAACGTCTCGGAACGGACGAGGCATCGGCGGTGGCATTGGGAGCGCGTGGGGCGGCTCGACTCTATGCCGGTGACAATCAGGCGGCATTGGAGCTGTTCACAAAGGCTCTTGATCTCTATGAGGGTCTCGGTCACACTCGAGGCATGGCCGCTACACACGTAAGCCTCGGGAACTACTGTTTCTCGGTCGGCAACCATGCTTCTGCCCTGAAACACTTTCAACGGGCTACGGGGCTTTATGAACAATTGGGCGATGTAGCAGGCCTGGCAAAATCGATAAGCTCGTGCGCCATTGTCCATCATGTCATGGGCGATTCGACTCTGGCCCTTGAACAGTTCAACCGAGCACTGGATTCGTATGATTCTCTTGGGCTGCAGCTGGAATCGGCACACGTGCTGAATAGCATTGGCATACTCTACAACACATTGGGACAGTTCGTACCGGCTCTCACGTACTTCCAGCGAGCACTTTCTATCCACGAGAAGTTTGAAGATATCTCGGGATCAGCAACCGTCCTTGCGAACCTCGGAATGGTGCATGCCGGGATGAGCGATGCAGATAAGGCACTCGAGTTCTTCCAACGCGCAATATCGATCCATGAACAACTGGATCAACATCAGCCGATCGCCTACATCACCGGAAACATCGGCACTGTTCTCTACAACACAGGTCGCATCGATGAATCAGAGCCGTGGCTTCGTAAGGCCGTGGATCTCTCCCGGACATGGGCGCTGCTCATCAGCAGGCGTTCTTTACGGAGTTGCTGTGTGGCGCACTCTACGCTCAGAAACGTCTCGACGAATACCATGAGCTGCACGATGCCAATGTCGACCTGA
- a CDS encoding class I SAM-dependent methyltransferase has product MYTRQTNTALLEQALPSLLSVADHVSGSRLDELTNGRVDDLTRTISTHLLPIVEEIRLGNASLRTELHSTMGNVVRRGQIQSRMITQPQGYAGDYLTLDWIYQQPYEGSRQDDVWNRFCYRQQASRAVRSRIDIVRSLVSSVISRATSPKRFLDVASGPGRIERKVIDQLGSPHSAVHFDLVDADADAIEYSRALLSDEVPPGYTFEFHHRNAFRFEPSAPYDAIWCCGLFDYLDERRAVRLLAKMYSWLGEGGTMLIGNFAKECTTQWIMEGLYGWSLIYRTNDECEQLCYQAGIPSGSVTLERDETGSVVLIGVEK; this is encoded by the coding sequence ATGTATACACGTCAAACAAACACTGCACTACTTGAGCAGGCCTTACCATCGCTGCTCTCTGTGGCGGACCATGTATCGGGCAGTAGGCTTGATGAGTTGACCAACGGTAGGGTTGACGACCTTACGCGCACCATCAGCACACATTTGTTACCCATCGTGGAAGAGATTCGTCTCGGCAATGCGTCGCTACGAACCGAGTTGCATTCCACAATGGGCAATGTAGTTCGAAGGGGGCAGATCCAATCTCGTATGATCACCCAGCCACAGGGGTATGCCGGTGATTATCTCACACTCGATTGGATATACCAGCAGCCGTATGAGGGAAGTAGACAGGACGATGTGTGGAATCGGTTCTGTTACCGGCAGCAGGCCTCGCGTGCTGTTCGCTCGCGTATCGACATCGTTCGCAGCCTTGTCTCAAGTGTGATCTCACGTGCCACGTCTCCAAAGCGATTCCTTGATGTGGCCTCCGGTCCAGGTCGTATAGAGCGTAAAGTGATCGACCAACTCGGCTCGCCTCACTCTGCTGTGCATTTCGATCTCGTGGACGCCGATGCCGACGCTATCGAGTATTCCCGTGCACTCCTCTCTGACGAAGTGCCACCTGGCTACACCTTCGAGTTCCATCACCGCAACGCATTTCGTTTTGAACCATCAGCCCCATACGATGCCATTTGGTGTTGCGGTCTCTTTGACTACTTGGACGAGCGCAGGGCAGTGCGCCTGCTCGCAAAGATGTATTCCTGGCTAGGCGAAGGGGGCACTATGCTCATCGGAAACTTCGCAAAGGAGTGCACAACACAATGGATCATGGAAGGCCTTTACGGCTGGTCCCTCATCTACAGAACCAATGACGAATGCGAACAACTCTGCTACCAAGCAGGCATCCCGTCTGGCTCTGTAACACTCGAACGAGACGAGACGGGGAGTGTTGTGCTGATAGGGGTAGAGAAGTGA
- a CDS encoding VWA domain-containing protein, which yields MKNDLTELVLIIDASGSMEHLQHETISSVNGVVRDQLEDSGEKLDLTVAVFNTSVEVLLDGVRATSPHILSKKNYRPSDCTAMHDAVVGVITRVGDRLASRTEEERPSAVIVVIVTDGHENASARYKLSDVARIIDHQRKVYNWQFLFLGANQDSWATGQAMSIDATDAKDWTSSKEGMVNLEVQMSSEISLRKQRAKDRSRHP from the coding sequence ATGAAGAACGATCTCACGGAACTTGTGCTCATCATTGATGCCAGCGGATCGATGGAGCATTTGCAGCACGAGACCATCAGCAGCGTGAATGGCGTGGTGCGTGATCAGTTAGAGGACAGCGGAGAGAAGCTAGACCTCACTGTGGCTGTGTTCAATACATCTGTGGAGGTCCTTCTTGATGGAGTGCGAGCCACATCGCCCCATATCCTCTCGAAGAAGAACTACCGTCCGAGCGATTGCACGGCAATGCACGACGCAGTGGTAGGCGTGATCACGCGCGTTGGCGACAGGCTTGCCAGTCGTACAGAAGAAGAGCGTCCGAGCGCTGTGATAGTAGTGATCGTCACCGACGGCCATGAGAACGCCAGCGCGCGATACAAGCTCTCCGACGTTGCGCGGATCATTGACCATCAGAGGAAGGTCTATAACTGGCAGTTCCTATTCCTTGGTGCCAACCAGGACTCGTGGGCCACGGGTCAGGCAATGAGCATTGACGCAACCGATGCCAAGGACTGGACCTCCAGCAAGGAGGGCATGGTGAACCTGGAAGTTCAGATGAGCTCTGAGATCTCCTTGCGGAAGCAGCGCGCAAAGGACCGCTCCCGGCACCCTTAG
- a CDS encoding Fic family protein, translating into MQRHENGTYEASSVGGETVRAFVPRALPPIPPIEMDAALSRTMERALLACGRLDSVSTLLPDAGIFLYSYVRREAVLSSQIEGTQSSLSDLLLFELDEAPGVPFDDVVEVSNYVAAMQHGLNRMAAGFPLSNRLIKEIHERLMSGGRGSDRMPGEFRRSQNWIGGTRPGNAEFVPPPAAMVEHCMSDLEKFLHRDDVPTLVKAALAHVQFETIHPFLDGNGRTGRLLIALIFQNEGVLRQPLLYLSLYLKQHRAEYYRLLGIVRTTGDWEQWLSFFLEGVEQTSAGAVETAHRLLSRFNTDNVAIRTNGLKLGSVLRVHSALQARPIATIDRICEMSAMTFPTASKAIEVLMNLGIVREITGKQRNRVYAYHNFLSILNEGAEPFTR; encoded by the coding sequence ATGCAGCGGCATGAAAACGGAACATATGAAGCCTCTTCTGTCGGGGGTGAGACGGTGCGTGCATTCGTACCTAGGGCTTTGCCGCCTATTCCACCCATCGAAATGGACGCTGCACTGAGTCGGACAATGGAGCGCGCGCTTTTGGCCTGTGGAAGGCTGGACAGCGTGTCGACCCTGCTTCCTGATGCGGGTATCTTCCTGTATTCGTATGTCCGAAGGGAAGCCGTATTGTCCTCGCAGATCGAGGGCACACAGTCATCGTTATCCGACCTTTTACTGTTTGAACTCGACGAAGCTCCGGGTGTACCATTCGACGATGTTGTGGAGGTCTCGAACTACGTAGCGGCCATGCAGCATGGTTTGAATCGAATGGCGGCAGGATTTCCTCTTTCTAATCGACTGATCAAAGAGATCCACGAGCGGCTCATGTCGGGCGGACGTGGCTCTGATCGTATGCCCGGCGAATTCCGCCGCAGCCAGAATTGGATCGGAGGCACCCGCCCCGGAAATGCAGAGTTCGTGCCCCCTCCTGCCGCGATGGTGGAACACTGCATGTCCGATCTTGAAAAGTTCCTCCATCGCGATGATGTGCCTACTCTTGTGAAGGCGGCACTGGCTCATGTGCAGTTCGAGACCATCCACCCATTTCTCGACGGAAACGGGAGAACCGGCAGGCTACTCATCGCACTGATCTTTCAAAACGAGGGCGTGCTTCGTCAGCCACTCTTGTATCTCAGTTTGTATCTCAAACAGCACCGGGCCGAATACTATCGACTGCTAGGTATTGTTCGGACCACAGGAGATTGGGAGCAGTGGCTCAGCTTCTTTCTGGAGGGAGTGGAGCAAACGTCTGCCGGTGCTGTCGAAACGGCGCACCGCCTGCTTTCACGCTTCAATACAGATAACGTTGCCATTCGTACGAATGGCCTAAAGTTAGGCAGTGTTCTCCGTGTGCATTCGGCCTTACAAGCGCGACCCATCGCCACCATCGATCGGATCTGCGAGATGTCCGCCATGACCTTCCCAACGGCGAGCAAGGCCATCGAAGTTCTCATGAACCTTGGCATCGTTCGCGAGATCACCGGTAAACAACGCAACCGCGTCTATGCCTATCACAACTTTCTGTCCATACTGAATGAAGGCGCAGAGCCCTTTACGAGATAA